A window of the Lactuca sativa cultivar Salinas chromosome 5, Lsat_Salinas_v11, whole genome shotgun sequence genome harbors these coding sequences:
- the LOC111878860 gene encoding transcription initiation factor TFIID subunit 6 isoform X2 yields the protein MSIVPQETVEVIAQSIGINNLSPDAALALAPDVEYRMREIMQEAIKCMHHSKRTTLTTDDVDSALSMRNVEPIYGFTSGDPLRFKRALGHKDLFYIDDKDVDFKDVIEAPLPKAPLDTSIFCHWLAIEGVQPAIPENAPVEVITTLPDTKKPEQKIDELPVDIRLPVKHVLSRELQLYFNKITELAVNTPDTDLFKEALMSLATDSGLHPLVPYFTCFIEDEVSRGLNNFHLLFALMRLVWSLLQNPHIHIEPYLHQLMPPVVTCIVARRLGNRIADNHWELRDFSANLVATICKRFGHSYGDLQTRLTRTLHKSFSDRKQTLTQHYGAIQGLTALGPHVVRRYILPDLESYLGFLEEMILENKQKEITRHEAWRVYGALLRASGRSVYNLLKLFPVLPSQHANNVLRSKFRVIGTSETQERGMKKRWKRRKRKRGDLQWWLLQKMLKVKWKEKVQVLKEEEEKEKEKEKD from the exons ATGAGCATCGTACCACAGGAGACAGTTGAGGTCATAGCACAGAGCATTGGCATAAATAATTTGTCTCCAGATGCTGCATTAGCCCTTGCTCCTGATGTAGAATACCGAATGCGTGAAATAATGCAG GAAGCAATCAAATGCATGCATCATTCAAAAAGAACCACATTGACCACAGATGATGTAGATAGCGCACTCAGCATGAGAAATGTTGAG CCAATCTATGGATTCACATCTGGAGATCCTTTGCGTTTCAAAAGAGCCCTTGGACACAAAGATTTATTTTACATTGATGACAAAGATGTGGATTTTAAAGATGTAATTGAAGCTCCATTACCAAAAGCACCACTCGATACTTCAATCTTCTGTCACTGGCTAGCCATTGAAGGTGTCCAGCCTGCTATTCCAGAAAATGCTCCTGTTGAAG TTATTACCACTTTACCAGACACTAAAAAGCCAGAGCAAAAGATTGATGAATTGCCTGTTGATATTCGATTGCCTGTAAAACATGTGTTATCTAGAGAGCTTCAG TTATACTTCAATAAAATCACAGAGCTTGCAGTAAATACACCTGATACTGATCTCTTCAAGGAAGCACTAATGAGTTTAGCCACAGACTCTGGACTCCATCCTTTAGTTCCTTACTTCACTTGCTTTATAGAAGACGAg GTTTCTCGTGGTCTAAATAATTTCCACCTGCTTTTTGCTCTAATGCGACTTGTTTGGAGTCTTTTACAAAACCCACACATTCATATCGAACCTTAT TTGCACCAATTGATGCCACCTGTCGTAACGTGTATTGTTGCTAGAAGATTAGGAAATCGAATTGCTGACAATCATTGGGAGCTTAGAGACTTTAGTGCCAATCTTGTTGCCACTATATGTAAAAG GTTTGGGCATAGTTATGGTGATCTTCAGACACGTTTAACAAGAACATTACATAAATCATTTTCGGATAGAAAACAAACATTAACTCAACATTATGGTGCTATTCAAGGACTCACAGCTCTTGGACCCCATgtg GTTCGGCGCTATATTTTACCTGACCTTGAGTcttatttagggtttcttgaagaAATGATTCTTGAAAATAAACAAAAGGAAATAACACGACATGAAGCTTGGCGTGTGTATGGTGCATTATTG CGTGCTTCGGGTCGATCTGTATACAATCTGCTGAAGCTTTTTCCGGTTTTACCCTCGCAACATGCGAACAATGTTTTGAGGTCGAAATTCAGGGTTATTGGTACAAGTGAAACAC AGGAAAGGGGAATGAAGAAGAGGTGGAagagaaggaaaaggaaaagggggGATCTCCAATGGTGGTTGTTACAGAAGATGTTGAAGGTGAAATGGAAGGAGAAAGTCCAGGTGTTAAAGGAGgaagaagaaaaggaaaaggaaaaggaaaaggattGA
- the LOC128126018 gene encoding protein FAR1-RELATED SEQUENCE 5-like, which produces MSEVEATNQAIEPYITGDIDTSDYVEATYESEKINSIGVNIEFDEDDVNDERILGKVFDTPGDAYTFYNDYSFLHGFGIRRDDTIKNPKTNEPFRKIYVCNKEGFKRMDKDASSENEKKRRRDVRTGCQAKLRITRQEDGKWLVDLFNDTHNHDLTMTPTKVIKHRSHSNFHRSIEGKSLMVQFGQAGLKPSQIKKAVNTMKTSNVADVTSKQCVDVLSEHRKQHRGKEFYGLIKHFQDKTLVDSDQYFVVDLSDDGYRRNIFWADGRSRDAYTKFRDMPFAPFTGVNHHGQSILFGGALLENEKEETFEWLFEQFLKCMFNKYPKTIITDQDKAMSNAIKKVFPNTRHRFCLWHIRKHETEHLRSYVSQYSDFQETHRQWVNSDTIEQFEATWEDMRIKYELESNCWLNDMYNQHIHWAKPFLKDIFFAGMTTTGRSESINSFFDGFVNSRTMLNEFVVQYDKVVESRRAAEEDEDFKTMNSRPVLSSVHPIEAKTGQFILGRCLILSKKNGLKLLPI; this is translated from the exons ATGAGTGAAGTCGAAGCAACAAATCAAGCTATAGAACCATATATAACTGGAGATATTGACACAAGTGATTATGTGGAAGCAACATATGAAAGTGAAAAAATAAATAGTATCGGTGTGAACATTGAATTTGACGAAGATGATGTTAATGATGAAAGGatactgggaaaggtttttgATACGCCCGGTGATGCCTATACATTTTAtaatgattattcatttttgcatgGATTTGGTATACGTAGAGATGACACAATTAAAAATCCTAAAACAAATGAGCCCTTTCGGAAGATATATGTATGTAACAAAGAAGGCTTCAAAAGGATGGACAAAGATGCTTCAAGTGAAAATGAGAAAAAACGTCGTAGAGATGTTAGAACCGGATGTCAAGCAAAGCTTCGAATAACAAGACAGGAGGATGGAAAATGGTTGGTGGACTTGTTTAATGACACACACAATCATGACTTGACCATGACACCTACGAAGGTGATAAAGCATCGATCTCATAGCAATTTCCACCGTTCAATAGAAGGTAAATCTCTTATGGTGCAATTTGGTCAAGCAGGGTTGAAACCTTCTCAAATTAAAAAGGCTGTTAATACAATGAAAACCTCAAATGTAGCTGATGTAACTTCAAAGCAATGTGTCGATGTTTTATCTGAGCATCGAAAACAACATAGAGGAAAGGAGTTTTATGGACTTATAAAACATTTTCAAGATAAAACATTAGTGGACAGTGACCAATATTTTGTCGTGGATTTGTCTGATGATGGGTATCGTAGAAATATCTTTTGGGCAGACGGTAGATCAAGAGATGCCTATACAAAATTCAGAGAT ATGCCTTTTGCTCCCTTTACTGGGGTGAATCATCATGGACAATCTATACTATTTGGTGGAGCATTGCTTGAAAATGAAAAGGAAGAGACATTTGAATGGTTATTTGAACAGTTCCTCAAATGTATGTTTAACAAGTATCCGAAGACAATTATTACCGATCAAGACAAAGCTATGAGCAATGCAATAAAAAAAGTGTTTCCAAATACTCGACATCGCTTTTGTTTATGGCATATTAGGAAGCATGAAACTGAGCATCTTCGATCGTATGTTTCCCAATACAGTGATTTTCAAGAGACTCACAGACAATGGGTAAATAGTGACACCATTGAACAATTTGAAGCAACATGGGAAGATATGCGTATTAAGTATGAACTGGAAAGCAATTGTTGGCTTAATGATATGTATAACCAACATATACATTGGGCTAAACCCTTCTTGAAGGATATTTTCTTTGCTGGTATGACCACAACCGGACGAAGTGAGAGTATCAATTCCTTTTTTGATGGATTTGTTAACTCGAGGACCATGTTGAATGAATTCGTTGTACAATACGACAAAGTAGTTGAGTCACGAAGGGCTGCCGAAGAAGATGAAGACTTCAAGACTATGAACTCGAGACCAGTTCTTTCTTCAGTGCATCCAATCGAAGCAAAAACGGGTCAATTTATACTAGGAAGATGTTTGATACTTTCAAAAAAGAATGGACTGAAGCTATTACCAATTTGA
- the LOC111878860 gene encoding transcription initiation factor TFIID subunit 6 isoform X1 — protein MSIVPQETVEVIAQSIGINNLSPDAALALAPDVEYRMREIMQEAIKCMHHSKRTTLTTDDVDSALSMRNVEPIYGFTSGDPLRFKRALGHKDLFYIDDKDVDFKDVIEAPLPKAPLDTSIFCHWLAIEGVQPAIPENAPVEVITTLPDTKKPEQKIDELPVDIRLPVKHVLSRELQLYFNKITELAVNTPDTDLFKEALMSLATDSGLHPLVPYFTCFIEDEVSRGLNNFHLLFALMRLVWSLLQNPHIHIEPYLHQLMPPVVTCIVARRLGNRIADNHWELRDFSANLVATICKRFGHSYGDLQTRLTRTLHKSFSDRKQTLTQHYGAIQGLTALGPHVVRRYILPDLESYLGFLEEMILENKQKEITRHEAWRVYGALLRASGRSVYNLLKLFPVLPSQHANNVLRSKFRVIGTSETHRGKGNEEEVEEKEKEKGGSPMVVVTEDVEGEMEGESPGVKGGRRKGKGKGKGLRRTPAYLNQVWKDDLNSGKLVVSLFELFGEGIMSFIPSPEMSLFL, from the exons ATGAGCATCGTACCACAGGAGACAGTTGAGGTCATAGCACAGAGCATTGGCATAAATAATTTGTCTCCAGATGCTGCATTAGCCCTTGCTCCTGATGTAGAATACCGAATGCGTGAAATAATGCAG GAAGCAATCAAATGCATGCATCATTCAAAAAGAACCACATTGACCACAGATGATGTAGATAGCGCACTCAGCATGAGAAATGTTGAG CCAATCTATGGATTCACATCTGGAGATCCTTTGCGTTTCAAAAGAGCCCTTGGACACAAAGATTTATTTTACATTGATGACAAAGATGTGGATTTTAAAGATGTAATTGAAGCTCCATTACCAAAAGCACCACTCGATACTTCAATCTTCTGTCACTGGCTAGCCATTGAAGGTGTCCAGCCTGCTATTCCAGAAAATGCTCCTGTTGAAG TTATTACCACTTTACCAGACACTAAAAAGCCAGAGCAAAAGATTGATGAATTGCCTGTTGATATTCGATTGCCTGTAAAACATGTGTTATCTAGAGAGCTTCAG TTATACTTCAATAAAATCACAGAGCTTGCAGTAAATACACCTGATACTGATCTCTTCAAGGAAGCACTAATGAGTTTAGCCACAGACTCTGGACTCCATCCTTTAGTTCCTTACTTCACTTGCTTTATAGAAGACGAg GTTTCTCGTGGTCTAAATAATTTCCACCTGCTTTTTGCTCTAATGCGACTTGTTTGGAGTCTTTTACAAAACCCACACATTCATATCGAACCTTAT TTGCACCAATTGATGCCACCTGTCGTAACGTGTATTGTTGCTAGAAGATTAGGAAATCGAATTGCTGACAATCATTGGGAGCTTAGAGACTTTAGTGCCAATCTTGTTGCCACTATATGTAAAAG GTTTGGGCATAGTTATGGTGATCTTCAGACACGTTTAACAAGAACATTACATAAATCATTTTCGGATAGAAAACAAACATTAACTCAACATTATGGTGCTATTCAAGGACTCACAGCTCTTGGACCCCATgtg GTTCGGCGCTATATTTTACCTGACCTTGAGTcttatttagggtttcttgaagaAATGATTCTTGAAAATAAACAAAAGGAAATAACACGACATGAAGCTTGGCGTGTGTATGGTGCATTATTG CGTGCTTCGGGTCGATCTGTATACAATCTGCTGAAGCTTTTTCCGGTTTTACCCTCGCAACATGCGAACAATGTTTTGAGGTCGAAATTCAGGGTTATTGGTACAAGTGAAACAC ATAGAGGAAAGGGGAATGAAGAAGAGGTGGAagagaaggaaaaggaaaagggggGATCTCCAATGGTGGTTGTTACAGAAGATGTTGAAGGTGAAATGGAAGGAGAAAGTCCAGGTGTTAAAGGAGgaagaagaaaaggaaaaggaaaaggaaaaggattGAGGAGGACGCCTGCGTATCTGAATCAAGTGTGGAAAGATGATTTGAATTCAGGGAAACTTGTTGTGTCGTTGTTTGAATTGTTTGGTGAAGGTATTATGTCATTCATTCCCTCACCTGAGATGTCTCTATTTTTATGA